The following are from one region of the Erwinia billingiae Eb661 genome:
- the lapB gene encoding lipopolysaccharide assembly protein LapB has protein sequence MLELLFLLLPVAAAYGWYMGRRSAQQDKQQEASRLSRDYVAGVNFLLSNQQDKAVDLFLDMLKEDSGTVEAHLTLGNLFRSRGEVDRAIRIHQALMESASLTYDQRLLAVQQLGRDYMAAGFYDRAEEMFSQLVDETDFRVGALQQLLIIHQATSDWPKAIEVAERLVKLGKDKQRMEIAHFYCELALQAMGSDDLDRAMGLLRKGESADRQSARVSIMMGRIHMAKGEYAKAVGHLQRVLEQDKELVSETLEMLETCYQQLDQPNAWAEYLKRCVEENTGAAAELYLSDVIEHDEGGEVAQLYINRQLQRHPTMRVFHRLMDYHLHEAEDGRAKESLMVLRDMVGEQIRTKPRYRCHKCGFTAHALYWHCPSCRAWSSVKPIRGLDGQ, from the coding sequence ATGTTGGAACTGCTGTTTCTGTTATTACCTGTTGCCGCCGCCTACGGCTGGTATATGGGGCGCCGTAGCGCGCAACAGGACAAGCAACAGGAAGCAAGCCGCCTGTCACGCGATTATGTGGCGGGCGTTAACTTCCTGCTCTCCAATCAGCAGGACAAAGCGGTCGATCTGTTCCTTGATATGTTGAAAGAGGACAGTGGCACCGTTGAAGCTCACCTGACGTTAGGCAACCTTTTCCGCTCGCGTGGCGAAGTTGACCGCGCTATCCGTATCCACCAGGCATTAATGGAAAGTGCCTCACTCACTTACGATCAGCGCCTGTTAGCGGTACAACAGCTGGGCCGCGACTATATGGCCGCTGGCTTTTACGATCGGGCAGAAGAGATGTTCAGCCAGCTGGTGGATGAAACGGATTTCCGCGTGGGTGCCTTACAACAGCTGTTGATCATCCATCAGGCAACCAGCGACTGGCCTAAAGCGATTGAAGTGGCCGAGCGCCTGGTGAAGCTGGGCAAAGATAAGCAGCGGATGGAAATTGCGCATTTCTATTGCGAACTGGCCTTGCAGGCAATGGGCAGTGACGATCTCGATCGCGCAATGGGCCTGCTGCGGAAGGGTGAGTCAGCCGACCGGCAGAGCGCACGCGTGTCAATCATGATGGGCCGTATCCATATGGCCAAAGGCGAGTATGCCAAAGCCGTTGGCCACCTGCAGCGCGTGCTTGAGCAGGATAAAGAGCTGGTCAGTGAAACGCTGGAAATGCTGGAAACCTGTTATCAGCAACTCGATCAGCCGAATGCCTGGGCAGAGTACCTTAAGCGTTGCGTGGAAGAGAACACCGGAGCGGCGGCAGAGCTGTACCTGTCTGATGTGATTGAACATGACGAGGGCGGGGAAGTGGCTCAGCTGTATATCAATCGTCAGCTTCAGCGCCATCCGACGATGCGGGTGTTCCATCGTTTGATGGATTATCACCTGCATGAAGCGGAAGATGGCAGGGCGAAAGAGAGCCTGATGGTGCTGCGTGACATGGTAGGCGAGCAAATCCGCACCAAGCCCCGTTATCGCTGCCACAAATGTGGCTTCACCGCCCATGCACTTTACTGGCATTGTCCTTCATGCCGTGCCTGGTCTTCGGTAAAACCTATTCGCGGTCTCGACGGCCAGTAA
- a CDS encoding LapA family protein, translating into MKYLLIFLLVLVIFIISITLGAHNDQVVSFNYLLAQGEYRVSTLLAVLFAAGFLLGWAICGLFWLRVRVSLGHTQRKLKRLQQQLGQAEETVTVSQVPAVKE; encoded by the coding sequence GTGAAATATTTGCTGATTTTTTTACTGGTATTGGTGATCTTTATCATCTCTATTACGCTTGGGGCGCACAACGATCAGGTTGTTTCATTCAACTACCTGTTAGCGCAGGGTGAATACCGCGTATCCACGCTGCTGGCCGTATTGTTTGCCGCCGGATTCTTACTTGGTTGGGCTATTTGCGGTCTGTTCTGGCTGCGCGTACGTGTTTCACTGGGCCACACTCAGCGTAAATTAAAACGCCTTCAGCAACAGCTGGGGCAGGCAGAAGAGACAGTGACAGTGTCACAAGTCCCTGCCGTTAAGGAATAA
- the pgpB gene encoding phosphatidylglycerophosphatase B has translation MREIALRTTLGALILLIMPAAVWLSGWHWQPVEMGIGYKMLFWLTETVTSPWGTLTSAVLCGWFLWCLRFRFKPALLLLVIVISAILVGQYAKSFIKEQVQEPRPYVLWLEHSNGLDEKTFYEQKRPERSTLVRNALFNNTQLPDWLKQHWEFETGYAFPSGHTMFAASWALLGIGLLWPRRRIVTVVILVAWAVGVMGSRLALGMHWPQDLITATAISWALVTLATWLVQRYCGPLTVPPQEEQEIQQRDAE, from the coding sequence ATGAGAGAAATTGCGCTTCGCACCACATTGGGTGCACTGATATTGCTTATTATGCCAGCAGCCGTCTGGCTATCGGGTTGGCACTGGCAACCGGTTGAAATGGGCATCGGTTATAAAATGCTGTTCTGGTTGACCGAAACGGTGACCAGCCCGTGGGGAACGCTGACCAGTGCGGTGCTGTGTGGCTGGTTTTTATGGTGCCTGCGTTTTCGTTTCAAACCGGCACTCCTGTTGCTGGTGATTGTGATTTCGGCCATTCTGGTCGGGCAGTATGCCAAGAGCTTTATAAAGGAGCAGGTGCAGGAGCCTCGTCCTTATGTTCTTTGGCTTGAACACAGTAATGGGCTTGATGAAAAAACGTTCTACGAGCAGAAACGCCCGGAACGCAGCACGTTGGTGCGCAATGCGCTGTTCAACAATACGCAGCTGCCTGACTGGTTAAAGCAACATTGGGAATTCGAGACCGGTTATGCGTTTCCCTCAGGCCATACGATGTTTGCCGCCAGCTGGGCATTGCTGGGGATTGGGCTGCTCTGGCCGCGTCGCCGCATCGTCACGGTGGTGATATTAGTGGCGTGGGCGGTCGGTGTGATGGGCAGTCGACTGGCGCTGGGCATGCATTGGCCACAGGATCTGATTACCGCCACCGCGATCAGCTGGGCGCTGGTCACGCTGGCAACCTGGCTGGTGCAGCGCTATTGCGGACCGTTGACCGTGCCACCGCAGGAAGAGCAGGAAATCCAGCAGCGCGATGCGGAGTGA
- the ribA gene encoding GTP cyclohydrolase II, whose protein sequence is MQLKRVAEAKLPTPWGDFLMVGFEELATGHDHVALVYGDITNSDAVLARVHSECLTGDALFSLRCDCGFQLEAALNHIAEEGRGVLLYHRQEGRNIGLLNKIRAYALQDKGYDTVEANHQLGFAADERDFTLCADMFKLLGVNEVRLLTNNPRKVEILSEAGINIVERVPLIVGRNPENAHYLDTKAAKMGHLLSKD, encoded by the coding sequence ATGCAGCTTAAACGGGTAGCAGAAGCCAAACTGCCCACGCCATGGGGAGATTTCCTGATGGTTGGTTTTGAAGAACTGGCAACCGGTCACGATCATGTGGCACTGGTTTATGGAGATATTACCAACAGCGATGCGGTACTTGCTCGCGTACATTCTGAATGTCTGACCGGCGATGCGCTGTTCAGCCTGCGCTGTGACTGTGGCTTCCAGCTTGAAGCTGCACTGAACCACATCGCCGAAGAAGGACGGGGCGTGCTGCTCTACCATCGTCAGGAAGGACGCAATATTGGTTTGCTAAACAAGATCCGCGCCTATGCCTTGCAGGATAAAGGCTATGACACGGTTGAAGCTAACCACCAGCTTGGCTTTGCTGCTGATGAACGCGACTTCACCCTGTGCGCCGATATGTTCAAGCTGTTAGGCGTGAACGAAGTGCGTCTGCTGACCAATAATCCGCGGAAAGTTGAGATCCTCAGCGAAGCCGGGATCAACATCGTTGAACGCGTCCCGCTGATCGTCGGGCGTAATCCCGAAAACGCGCACTATCTGGATACCAAGGCGGCCAAAATGGGCCATCTGCTGTCAAAAGACTGA
- the acnA gene encoding aconitate hydratase AcnA has product MSSTLHNKARTTLDVKGQRYSYYSLPRAAEQLGDLTRLPKSLKVLMENLLRWQDEDSVTEADIVALAGWLKQAHADREIAYRPARVLMQDFTGVPAVVDLAAMREAVKRLGGDVAKVNPLSPVDLVIDHSVTVDRFGDDDAFEENVRLEMERNHERYVFLRWGQKAFNKFSVVPPGTGICHQVNLEYLGKAVWHEQQDGEELAYPDTLVGTDSHTTMINALGVLGWGVGGIEAEAAMLGQPVSMLIPDVVGFKLTGKLKPGITATDLVLTVTQMLRKHGVVGKFVEFYGDGLDDLPLADRATIANMAPEYGATCGFFPVDAVTLGYMTLTGRSSEQVSLVEAYAKAQGMWRNPGDEPVFTSSLALDMNEVEASLAGPKRPQDRVALGDVPKAFQASNELEINQSQKQHKAITYTDSKTGLQQTLKDGAVVISAITSCTNTSNPSVLMAAGLLAKKAVSLGLKRQPWAKASLAPGSKVVSDYLATAGLTTYLDQLGFNLVGYGCTTCIGNSGPLPDEVETAIKQGDLTVGAVLSGNRNFEGRIHPYVKTNWLASPPLVVAYALAGNMNINLQQDPIGQDKAGNPVYLKDIWPSPEEIAEAVQLVSTDMFHKEYAEVFEGTPEWQQIKVSEAATYDWDEGSTYIRLSPFFDHMGKVPDPVKDIKGARILAMLGDSVTTDHISPAGSIKAESPAGRYLLDHGVERNDFNSYGSRRGNHEVMMRGTFANIRIRNEMVPGVEGGVTRFVPGDEQLAIYDAAMKYQQQGTPLAVIAGKEYGSGSSRDWAAKGPRLLGVRVVISESFERIHRSNLIGMGILPLEFPQGVTRKTLGLTGDEWIDVENLTQLKPGGTVNVTLTYADGRKEVLETRCRIDTGNELTYYKNDGILHYVIRNMLDA; this is encoded by the coding sequence ATGTCGTCGACCCTACATAATAAAGCCAGGACAACACTGGACGTTAAAGGCCAACGTTATAGCTACTACAGTCTGCCCCGCGCCGCGGAGCAACTGGGTGACCTGACACGTTTGCCTAAATCCCTGAAAGTCCTGATGGAAAACCTGCTTCGTTGGCAGGATGAAGACTCAGTCACTGAAGCCGATATCGTGGCGCTGGCCGGCTGGCTAAAACAGGCGCATGCCGATCGTGAAATTGCTTATCGTCCGGCGCGGGTGCTGATGCAGGACTTTACCGGCGTGCCGGCAGTCGTCGATCTGGCGGCGATGCGCGAGGCGGTTAAACGGCTGGGTGGCGATGTTGCCAAGGTGAATCCGTTATCGCCCGTCGATCTGGTGATTGACCACTCGGTCACCGTGGATCGCTTTGGTGACGACGATGCGTTTGAAGAAAACGTCCGGCTGGAGATGGAACGTAACCATGAGCGTTACGTTTTCTTACGCTGGGGGCAGAAAGCCTTTAATAAATTTAGCGTGGTTCCGCCAGGCACCGGAATTTGCCATCAGGTCAATCTGGAATATCTCGGCAAAGCGGTATGGCATGAGCAGCAAGATGGTGAAGAGCTTGCTTATCCAGATACCCTTGTGGGGACCGATTCCCACACCACAATGATCAATGCGCTGGGCGTTCTCGGTTGGGGCGTCGGTGGGATTGAGGCCGAAGCCGCAATGCTCGGCCAACCGGTCTCGATGCTGATCCCGGACGTGGTCGGCTTTAAGCTTACCGGCAAACTTAAACCCGGCATCACCGCCACTGACTTAGTGCTGACCGTTACGCAAATGCTGCGTAAACATGGGGTGGTAGGCAAATTCGTCGAGTTTTATGGCGACGGGCTGGACGACCTCCCGCTGGCTGACCGCGCGACCATTGCCAATATGGCGCCAGAATACGGTGCAACCTGTGGCTTCTTCCCGGTGGATGCGGTTACGCTGGGATATATGACCCTGACAGGCAGAAGTAGCGAACAGGTCTCGCTGGTTGAAGCCTATGCCAAAGCTCAGGGAATGTGGCGCAATCCTGGCGATGAACCGGTGTTCACCAGCTCGCTGGCGCTGGACATGAATGAAGTCGAAGCCAGTCTGGCCGGACCGAAACGTCCTCAGGATCGTGTGGCGCTGGGCGATGTGCCTAAAGCCTTCCAGGCCAGTAACGAGCTTGAAATCAATCAGTCGCAGAAACAGCACAAGGCCATTACCTATACCGACAGCAAAACCGGCCTGCAGCAAACGTTGAAAGACGGTGCTGTGGTTATCTCCGCCATCACCTCCTGTACCAATACCTCAAACCCAAGCGTATTAATGGCCGCCGGATTACTGGCGAAGAAAGCCGTTTCGCTGGGCCTGAAACGCCAGCCCTGGGCGAAAGCGTCCCTTGCGCCGGGTTCCAAAGTGGTTTCGGATTATCTCGCGACCGCAGGCTTAACAACCTATCTTGATCAGCTCGGTTTTAACCTTGTGGGCTATGGCTGCACCACCTGTATCGGTAACTCAGGCCCGCTGCCTGACGAAGTGGAAACCGCCATTAAACAGGGCGATTTGACCGTTGGCGCCGTATTGTCCGGCAACCGTAACTTCGAAGGTCGTATTCACCCTTATGTGAAAACGAACTGGCTGGCATCACCGCCATTAGTGGTGGCTTATGCGCTCGCCGGTAACATGAATATCAACCTGCAACAGGATCCCATCGGGCAAGATAAGGCCGGTAATCCGGTCTACCTGAAAGATATCTGGCCTTCGCCGGAAGAGATTGCCGAAGCTGTGCAGCTGGTGTCGACCGATATGTTCCATAAAGAGTACGCCGAGGTGTTTGAAGGCACGCCAGAATGGCAGCAAATCAAAGTCAGCGAAGCCGCGACCTATGACTGGGATGAAGGATCGACCTATATTCGCCTGTCACCGTTCTTTGATCATATGGGCAAAGTGCCCGATCCGGTTAAAGACATTAAAGGTGCGCGGATCCTGGCAATGCTGGGCGATTCGGTGACCACTGACCACATCTCTCCTGCGGGCAGTATCAAAGCGGAAAGTCCGGCAGGGCGCTATTTACTCGATCATGGCGTAGAACGTAACGACTTCAACTCCTACGGTTCGCGTCGTGGTAACCATGAAGTGATGATGCGCGGGACCTTCGCGAACATTCGTATTCGCAACGAAATGGTGCCGGGTGTGGAAGGTGGCGTAACCCGATTTGTGCCGGGTGATGAGCAGTTAGCCATTTACGATGCGGCGATGAAATATCAGCAGCAAGGTACGCCTCTGGCCGTCATCGCGGGCAAAGAGTACGGATCCGGCTCAAGTCGTGACTGGGCCGCCAAAGGACCGCGTTTGTTGGGTGTACGCGTGGTGATCTCTGAATCCTTCGAACGTATCCACCGATCCAACCTGATCGGTATGGGGATCCTGCCGCTGGAATTCCCGCAGGGCGTAACCCGTAAAACGTTGGGATTAACCGGCGACGAATGGATTGACGTGGAAAATCTGACGCAGCTTAAGCCTGGCGGGACGGTGAACGTGACGCTGACCTATGCTGATGGCCGCAAGGAAGTGCTGGAAACCCGCTGCCGCATCGATACCGGCAATGAACTGACCTATTACAAAAACGATGGCATTTTGCACTATGTCATCCGTAATATGCTGGACGCGTAG
- a CDS encoding YmiA family putative membrane protein, with amino-acid sequence MNTKLTVQPVFGHKTMKVQRSANMKRKAWLAVFAGSAVFWIAAAFMIWRVWG; translated from the coding sequence ATGAACACTAAATTAACAGTACAACCCGTTTTCGGTCATAAGACCATGAAAGTTCAGCGTAGCGCTAACATGAAACGCAAAGCCTGGCTGGCAGTATTCGCTGGTTCAGCGGTGTTTTGGATTGCAGCTGCATTCATGATTTGGCGTGTGTGGGGTTAA
- the cysB gene encoding HTH-type transcriptional regulator CysB: MKLQQLRYIVEVVNHNLNVSSTAEGLYTSQPGISKQVRMLEDELGIQIFARSGKHLTQVTPAGQEIIRIAREVLSKVDAIKSVAGEHTWPDKGSLYVATTHTQARYALPNVIKGFIERYPRVSLHMHQGSPTQIAEAVSKGNADFAIATEALHLYDDLIMLPCYHWNRAIVVTPDHPLAGKAKVSIEELAEYPLVTYTFGFTGRSELDTAFNRAGLTPRIVFTATDADVIKTYVRLGLGVGVIASMAVDPVSDPDLVRIEATDVFSFSTTKIGFRRSTFLRSYMYDFIQRFAPHLTRDVVDTSVGLRSNEDIEAMFKDIKLPAR; encoded by the coding sequence ATGAAATTGCAGCAGCTGCGTTACATTGTTGAAGTGGTCAATCACAACCTGAACGTCTCCTCCACCGCAGAAGGGCTCTATACCTCTCAACCGGGCATCAGTAAGCAGGTGCGCATGCTGGAGGATGAGCTGGGGATCCAGATTTTTGCCCGCAGTGGCAAACACCTGACTCAGGTGACGCCGGCAGGGCAAGAAATTATCCGCATCGCCCGTGAAGTGCTGTCTAAAGTCGATGCCATTAAGTCGGTCGCCGGTGAGCATACCTGGCCTGATAAAGGTTCGCTGTATGTAGCCACCACGCACACCCAGGCACGCTATGCGCTGCCTAACGTGATTAAAGGTTTTATTGAACGCTATCCTCGCGTGTCGCTGCATATGCATCAGGGCTCGCCAACGCAGATTGCTGAAGCCGTTTCTAAAGGCAACGCGGACTTTGCGATTGCCACAGAAGCGCTGCATTTGTACGACGATTTGATCATGCTCCCTTGCTATCACTGGAACCGGGCGATAGTCGTTACCCCCGATCATCCGTTGGCGGGTAAGGCCAAAGTATCGATTGAAGAACTTGCAGAATACCCATTAGTCACCTATACGTTCGGATTTACGGGCCGTTCAGAACTGGACACTGCCTTTAACCGTGCAGGGCTGACGCCACGGATAGTCTTTACTGCCACCGATGCGGATGTGATTAAAACCTATGTACGCCTGGGACTGGGTGTTGGAGTGATTGCGAGCATGGCGGTCGATCCGGTTTCCGATCCTGACCTGGTAAGGATTGAAGCAACTGATGTATTTAGCTTCAGTACGACCAAAATCGGTTTCCGCCGCAGCACCTTCCTGCGCAGCTATATGTATGACTTTATCCAACGATTCGCACCGCACCTGACGCGCGATGTGGTTGATACTTCAGTAGGTTTACGCTCCAATGAAGACATTGAAGCGATGTTTAAAGACATTAAACTTCCTGCAAGATAA